The following coding sequences are from one Aethina tumida isolate Nest 87 chromosome 2, icAetTumi1.1, whole genome shotgun sequence window:
- the LOC109596240 gene encoding uncharacterized protein LOC109596240 isoform X2 yields MSEEKESETPNGVPESPKPLAFTIDFGGEKKIDPVKHQNMIEKYQKRHRRGQSLSKLEEKSASTTPKHPLTGNLPRKSSFQSEGYFSSDEKNERAKSARGTGKRGDLTLQLKNVTMDPRMTQSFPSTELPSIISPDIELKDVSSPELDLISPFSPKVPSDNNEINLSDVKVTASSSDSENIFIESSDDNNFIDGTDFEFDKSDTVSDAGTYTLDADNYSEEQKARMSIDREFKIEQMSVQQKTEQYIRSLAEAREKKIPPLNIKENEVVKAVQMLKLNEETALKSPKSPLGRRSFLPPCSPKLIPVKTLSPITSPTQNISITATLQEKINNSDEVVLNNTFTKIMYPSPKAKNNGLDEFVDQGSVISVTSSGAFRSKSDKPKRKYSLSKSEVQVEAFIDDKPVFNEVTEVKPSRNTPKLTANIVNVQNIEVNKPNISIEGYGKLGTTTNLPPAVGGYSGKNSPTKIPSPIHTYRPRSRGSISHNIDLSDSSLDTENILKPTQNFINSLQQRLSLDSDPDSDFEMKCGMQLNNTAHLLKQRANHIRHNSLDDRTMNVSNKLEHFQNKNLQGIDQTYSNVFNQYGTNRVIHKIQNSPNNSPIRRSSSFTTKNQINTIAKNTNVTQKEVNVCNSPNLGRNTSIQRSSSTACIKPNFLGQRRASVEHQKIDRSQFGDTESSSEDDFEKTLQKRRDLANVTNTRCNRAFSLRRARADSEISGVGKCPNTPEMRRKYQPDAKGERAISVDRKPVRSNEVQSRYLNIAKRSPVPQSTPVRPEPVVAKQTPKTPASAVKKPQAFARTDSGRFSMRTPKPPVANAQKNVKKDSGKKSGGGRSNSSLSSREVEFQNWKRRKSYDPMKAAAEGKRKQELAKKMTQGNAMTQSYTESNHSQDSSPSHSSSVHRSQAGMIL; encoded by the coding sequence ATGAGCGAGGAGAAGGAGTCGGAAACGCCGAACGGCGTGCCCGAGTCACCCAAACCTTTGGCTTTCACCATAGATTTTGGTGGCGAGAAGAAAATTGATCCGGTCAAACACCAAAACATGATAGAAAAGTACCAGAAGCGTCACAGGAGGGGCCAATCCTTGTCTAAGCTCGAGGAGAAGTCCGCCAGCACGACACCCAAGCACCCCCTGACTGGCAACTTGCCCAGGAAGTCCAGCTTCCAATCGGAGGGCTACTTCTCTTCGGATGAGAAGAACGAGAGGGCGAAAAGTGCGAGGGGGACGGGCAAACGAGGTGATCTTACTCTGCAACTGAAAAATGTGACCATGGATCCACGTATGACCCAGTCGTTTCCATCCACCGAGCTGCCCAGCATAATCAGCCCTGACATCGAGCTCAAGGATGTGTCTAGTCCtgaattagatttaattagtCCGTTCAGCCCCAAGGTGCCGTCTGATAACAACGAAATAAACTTATCTGATGTTAAAGTGACAGCCTCCAGCTCCGACagtgaaaacatatttatcgAGTCTAGTGATGACAACAACTTCATTGACGGTACCGATTTTGAGTTTGACAAGTCCGATACTGTTAGTGACGCTGGAACCTACACATTAGATGCTGACAATTATTCGGAGGAACAAAAAGCTAGGATGAGTATTGACCGTGAGTTTAAAATTGAGCAAATGTCCGTGCAACAGAAGACCGAACAGTACATTAGAAGTCTGGCCGAGGCCAGGGAAAAGAAGATCCCCCCATTGAACATTAAGGAAAATGAGGTGGTGAAGGCTGTGCAAATGTTGAAGTTAAACGAGGAGACCGCCCTCAAGTCCCCCAAGTCCCCGCTAGGTCGACGATCGTTCTTACCACCCTGCTCCCCCAAATTAATTCCAGTCAAGACGTTATCACCCATAACGTCCCCGACACAAAACATTTCCATTACAGCCACCCTCCAGGAGAAGATAAACAACAGTGATGAGGTGGTGCTGAACAACACATTCACCAAAATCATGTATCCTAGTCCCAAAGCCAAGAACAATGGTTTAGATGAGTTTGTAGACCAAGGCAGTGTGATATCAGTGACTTCAAGTGGTGCTTTCCGTTCGAAAAGTGACAAACCTAAGCGTAAGTACAGTTTATCTAAGTCGGAAGTGCAAGTGGAGGCCTTCATCGACGACAAACCTGTGTTCAACGAGGTGACTGAAGTGAAACCATCGAGGAACACGCCCAAACTAACAGCCAACATAGTTAACGTACAAAATATTGAGGTAAACAAGCCGAATATATCGATTGAGGGGTACGGGAAGCTGGGGACCACCACCAATTTACCGCCGGCAGTCGGGGGGTACTCTGGCAAGAACTCACCCACTAAAATTCCTTCTCCCATTCATACATATCGGCCCAGGAGCCGGGGTAGCATTTCCCATAACATAGATTTATCTGACAGCAGTCTGGACACCGAGAACATCCTGAAGCCCACGCAGAACTTTATTAATTCGCTGCAGCAACGCCTGTCCCTCGACAGCGACCCGGACAGTGACTTCGAGATGAAGTGTGGGATGCAGCTGAACAACACGGCACACTTACTGAAGCAAAGGGCCAACCACATAAGGCACAACTCCTTGGACGACAGGACGATGAACGTGTCCAACAAATTGGAGCACTTTCAGAACAAAAACTTGCAGGGTATTGATCAAACTTACAGCAACGTGTTTAATCAATACGGAACCAACAGGGTGATACACAAAATCCAAAACAGCCCCAACAACTCCCCCATAAGGCGGTCGAGCAGCTTCACCACCAAAAACCAAATCAACACCATCGCCAAGAACACGAACGTGACCCAGAAGGAGGTGAACGTGTGCAACTCCCCGAACCTGGGGCGAAACACCTCGATACAACGGTCGAGCTCGACGGCATGCATCAAGCCGAACTTCCTAGGCCAGCGCAGGGCCAGCGTCGAACACCAGAAGATCGACCGCAGCCAGTTCGGCGACACCGAGTCCAGCTCCGAGGACGACTTCGAGAAGACCCTGCAGAAACGCCGCGATCTGGCCAACGTGACCAACACCCGGTGCAACCGGGCGTTCAGTTTGCGGAGGGCGCGGGCGGACAGCGAGATCTCCGGCGTCGGGAAGTGTCCGAACACGCCGGAGATGCGTCGCAAGTACCAGCCGGACGCGAAGGGCGAGAGGGCCATTTCGGTGGACCGGAAGCCGGTGCGGTCGAACGAGGTGCAGAGTCGGTATTTGAACATAGCGAAGAGGTCGCCGGTGCCGCAGTCGACGCCGGTGCGGCCGGAGCCGGTGGTTGCCAAGCAGACGCCGAAGACGCCGGCCAGTGCGGTCAAGAAACCGCAGGCGTTCGCCCGGACGGACAGCGGACGGTTCAGCATGCGCACACCGAAACCGCCCGTGGCGAATGCGCAGAAGAACGTCAAGAAGGATTCCG
- the LOC109596240 gene encoding uncharacterized protein LOC109596240 isoform X3 — MSEEKESETPNGVPESPKPLAFTIDFGGEKKIDPVKHQNMIEKYQKRHRRGQSLSKLEEKSASTTPKHPLTGNLPRKSSFQSEGYFSSDEKNERAKSARGTGKRGDLTLQLKNVTMDPRMTQSFPSTELPSIISPDIELKDVSSPELDLISPFSPKVPSDNNEINLSDVKVTASSSDSENIFIESSDDNNFIDGTDFEFDKSDTVSDAGTYTLDADNYSEEQKARMSIDREFKIEQMSVQQKTEQYIRSLAEAREKKIPPLNIKENEVVKAVQMLKLNEETALKSPKSPLGRRSFLPPCSPKLIPVKTLSPITSPTQNISITATLQEKINNSDEVVLNNTFTKIMYPSPKAKNNGLDEFVDQGSVISVTSSGAFRSKSDKPKRKYSLSKSEVQVEAFIDDKPVFNEVTEVKPSRNTPKLTANIVNVQNIEVNKPNISIEGYGKLGTTTNLPPAVGGYSGKNSPTKIPSPIHTYRPRSRGSISHNIDLSDSSLDTENILKPTQNFINSLQQRLSLDSDPDSDFEMKCGMQLNNTAHLLKQRANHIRHNSLDDRTMNVSNKLEHFQNKNLQGIDQTYSNVFNQYGTNRVIHKIQNSPNNSPIRRSSSFTTKNQINTIAKNTNVTQKEVNVCNSPNLGRNTSIQRSSSTACIKPNFLGQRRASVEHQKIDRSQFGDTESSSEDDFEKTLQKRRDLANVTNTRCNRAFSLRRARADSEISGVGKCPNTPEMRRKYQPDAKGERAISVDRKPVRSNEVQSRYLNIAKRSPVPQSTPVRPEPVVAKQTPKTPASAVKKPQAFARTDSGRFSMRTPKPPVANAQKNVKKDSGEYPKHKLVSDKINLNRLRIRGHWQTTHN, encoded by the coding sequence ATGAGCGAGGAGAAGGAGTCGGAAACGCCGAACGGCGTGCCCGAGTCACCCAAACCTTTGGCTTTCACCATAGATTTTGGTGGCGAGAAGAAAATTGATCCGGTCAAACACCAAAACATGATAGAAAAGTACCAGAAGCGTCACAGGAGGGGCCAATCCTTGTCTAAGCTCGAGGAGAAGTCCGCCAGCACGACACCCAAGCACCCCCTGACTGGCAACTTGCCCAGGAAGTCCAGCTTCCAATCGGAGGGCTACTTCTCTTCGGATGAGAAGAACGAGAGGGCGAAAAGTGCGAGGGGGACGGGCAAACGAGGTGATCTTACTCTGCAACTGAAAAATGTGACCATGGATCCACGTATGACCCAGTCGTTTCCATCCACCGAGCTGCCCAGCATAATCAGCCCTGACATCGAGCTCAAGGATGTGTCTAGTCCtgaattagatttaattagtCCGTTCAGCCCCAAGGTGCCGTCTGATAACAACGAAATAAACTTATCTGATGTTAAAGTGACAGCCTCCAGCTCCGACagtgaaaacatatttatcgAGTCTAGTGATGACAACAACTTCATTGACGGTACCGATTTTGAGTTTGACAAGTCCGATACTGTTAGTGACGCTGGAACCTACACATTAGATGCTGACAATTATTCGGAGGAACAAAAAGCTAGGATGAGTATTGACCGTGAGTTTAAAATTGAGCAAATGTCCGTGCAACAGAAGACCGAACAGTACATTAGAAGTCTGGCCGAGGCCAGGGAAAAGAAGATCCCCCCATTGAACATTAAGGAAAATGAGGTGGTGAAGGCTGTGCAAATGTTGAAGTTAAACGAGGAGACCGCCCTCAAGTCCCCCAAGTCCCCGCTAGGTCGACGATCGTTCTTACCACCCTGCTCCCCCAAATTAATTCCAGTCAAGACGTTATCACCCATAACGTCCCCGACACAAAACATTTCCATTACAGCCACCCTCCAGGAGAAGATAAACAACAGTGATGAGGTGGTGCTGAACAACACATTCACCAAAATCATGTATCCTAGTCCCAAAGCCAAGAACAATGGTTTAGATGAGTTTGTAGACCAAGGCAGTGTGATATCAGTGACTTCAAGTGGTGCTTTCCGTTCGAAAAGTGACAAACCTAAGCGTAAGTACAGTTTATCTAAGTCGGAAGTGCAAGTGGAGGCCTTCATCGACGACAAACCTGTGTTCAACGAGGTGACTGAAGTGAAACCATCGAGGAACACGCCCAAACTAACAGCCAACATAGTTAACGTACAAAATATTGAGGTAAACAAGCCGAATATATCGATTGAGGGGTACGGGAAGCTGGGGACCACCACCAATTTACCGCCGGCAGTCGGGGGGTACTCTGGCAAGAACTCACCCACTAAAATTCCTTCTCCCATTCATACATATCGGCCCAGGAGCCGGGGTAGCATTTCCCATAACATAGATTTATCTGACAGCAGTCTGGACACCGAGAACATCCTGAAGCCCACGCAGAACTTTATTAATTCGCTGCAGCAACGCCTGTCCCTCGACAGCGACCCGGACAGTGACTTCGAGATGAAGTGTGGGATGCAGCTGAACAACACGGCACACTTACTGAAGCAAAGGGCCAACCACATAAGGCACAACTCCTTGGACGACAGGACGATGAACGTGTCCAACAAATTGGAGCACTTTCAGAACAAAAACTTGCAGGGTATTGATCAAACTTACAGCAACGTGTTTAATCAATACGGAACCAACAGGGTGATACACAAAATCCAAAACAGCCCCAACAACTCCCCCATAAGGCGGTCGAGCAGCTTCACCACCAAAAACCAAATCAACACCATCGCCAAGAACACGAACGTGACCCAGAAGGAGGTGAACGTGTGCAACTCCCCGAACCTGGGGCGAAACACCTCGATACAACGGTCGAGCTCGACGGCATGCATCAAGCCGAACTTCCTAGGCCAGCGCAGGGCCAGCGTCGAACACCAGAAGATCGACCGCAGCCAGTTCGGCGACACCGAGTCCAGCTCCGAGGACGACTTCGAGAAGACCCTGCAGAAACGCCGCGATCTGGCCAACGTGACCAACACCCGGTGCAACCGGGCGTTCAGTTTGCGGAGGGCGCGGGCGGACAGCGAGATCTCCGGCGTCGGGAAGTGTCCGAACACGCCGGAGATGCGTCGCAAGTACCAGCCGGACGCGAAGGGCGAGAGGGCCATTTCGGTGGACCGGAAGCCGGTGCGGTCGAACGAGGTGCAGAGTCGGTATTTGAACATAGCGAAGAGGTCGCCGGTGCCGCAGTCGACGCCGGTGCGGCCGGAGCCGGTGGTTGCCAAGCAGACGCCGAAGACGCCGGCCAGTGCGGTCAAGAAACCGCAGGCGTTCGCCCGGACGGACAGCGGACGGTTCAGCATGCGCACACCGAAACCGCCCGTGGCGAATGCGCAGAAGAACGTCAAGAAGGATTCCG